A portion of the Edaphobacter lichenicola genome contains these proteins:
- a CDS encoding SDR family oxidoreductase, translating to MPTALIAGVTGIVGNNLAHQLLSNGWQVHGLARRPSADIAGVDFIAADLLDTTALRNAVAHLKPTHVFITTWLRQPTEAENIRVNSAMVRNLLEAVSHAGTLQHVALVTGLKHYLGPFEAYGKGTLPATPFREEQPRLDIENFYYAQEDEVFDAAHRHHFSWSVHRPHTIIGYALGNAMNMGVTLATYATICRETGRPFLFPGSAAQWHSLTDMTDARLLGRHLEWAAITPAARDQAFNVVNGDVFRWNWMWPRLADWFGIAPAPFPGQGTPLEQQLAGTEDIWRDIAKSHNLAEPDLNRLASAWHTDADLGRPIEVVTDMSKSRKLGFLDYQPTDDSFFDLFTRLRHDRIIP from the coding sequence ATGCCCACAGCACTCATCGCCGGAGTCACCGGCATCGTCGGCAACAATCTCGCCCACCAACTCCTCTCCAACGGCTGGCAAGTCCACGGCCTCGCCCGTCGCCCCTCCGCCGACATCGCCGGCGTCGACTTCATCGCCGCCGACCTCCTCGACACCACCGCCCTCCGCAACGCCGTAGCCCACCTCAAGCCCACGCACGTCTTCATCACCACATGGCTCCGCCAGCCCACCGAAGCCGAAAACATCCGCGTCAACTCCGCGATGGTACGCAATCTCCTCGAAGCCGTCTCCCACGCCGGCACCCTCCAGCACGTAGCTCTCGTCACCGGCCTCAAGCACTACCTCGGACCCTTCGAAGCCTACGGAAAAGGCACCCTCCCCGCCACACCCTTCCGCGAAGAGCAGCCTCGCCTCGACATCGAAAACTTCTACTACGCGCAAGAGGACGAGGTCTTCGACGCCGCCCATCGCCACCACTTCTCATGGAGCGTCCATCGCCCCCACACCATCATCGGCTACGCCCTCGGCAACGCCATGAACATGGGTGTCACCCTCGCCACCTATGCCACCATCTGCCGCGAAACCGGCCGCCCGTTCCTCTTCCCCGGCTCCGCAGCCCAGTGGCACAGCCTCACCGACATGACCGACGCGCGTCTTCTCGGCCGTCACCTCGAATGGGCAGCAATCACTCCCGCTGCTCGCGACCAAGCCTTCAACGTCGTCAACGGCGACGTCTTCCGCTGGAACTGGATGTGGCCTCGCCTCGCCGATTGGTTCGGCATCGCGCCCGCTCCCTTCCCCGGCCAAGGCACCCCACTTGAACAACAACTAGCAGGCACCGAAGACATCTGGCGCGATATCGCCAAATCCCACAACCTCGCCGAACCCGACCTCAACCGTCTCGCCTCCGCCTGGCACACCGACGCCGACCTCGGCCGCCCCATCGAAGTCGTCACCGACATGAGCAAGAGCCGCAAACTAGGCTTCCTCGACTACCAACCCACCGACGACAGCTTCTTCGACCTCTTCACCCGCCTCCGCCACGACCGCATCATCCCCTAA